The following coding sequences are from one Streptomyces sp. NBC_01294 window:
- a CDS encoding calcium:proton antiporter: MSTATRRSSLTDWTLLVPLVALVALVLSWGRDLAPIAVALVAVCLAGAVLAAVHHAEVVAHRVGEPFGSLVLAVAVTVIEVALIVTLMADGGPKASSLARDTVFAAVMITCNGIVGLSLLVGALQNRVAEFNAEGSGAALATVATLATLSLVLPTFTTSKPGPEFSTAQLAFAAVASLALYGLFIAVQTVRHRDYFLPVETESRPGAHEGRDGRKGQNGQDGRDGQKGDGAGGGDDDHAAPPTARAALISLGLLMVALVAVVGDAKAVSPAIEKGVADAGLPNAVVGVIIALLVLLPETLAAVRAARRGRVQTSLNLGYGSAIASIGLTIPAIALASIWLSGPLLLGLGPVHMVLLALTVVVSALTIAPGRATLLQGGVHIVLLAAYLFLAVSP; the protein is encoded by the coding sequence ATGAGTACGGCTACGCGCAGATCATCCCTGACCGACTGGACCCTGCTGGTCCCCCTGGTGGCGCTCGTCGCGCTCGTCCTCAGCTGGGGACGCGACCTGGCGCCGATCGCGGTGGCCCTCGTCGCGGTGTGCCTCGCGGGCGCGGTGCTGGCGGCCGTCCACCACGCGGAGGTCGTCGCCCACCGGGTCGGCGAGCCCTTCGGCTCCCTCGTGCTCGCCGTCGCGGTCACCGTCATCGAAGTCGCGCTCATCGTCACCCTGATGGCCGACGGCGGCCCCAAGGCCTCCTCGCTCGCGCGGGACACCGTCTTCGCCGCCGTCATGATCACCTGCAACGGGATCGTCGGCCTGTCCCTGCTCGTCGGCGCCCTGCAGAACCGGGTCGCCGAATTCAACGCCGAGGGCTCCGGGGCGGCCCTCGCCACCGTCGCCACGCTCGCCACCCTCAGCCTGGTCCTGCCGACCTTCACCACGAGCAAGCCCGGCCCGGAGTTCTCCACCGCCCAGCTGGCCTTCGCCGCCGTCGCCTCGCTCGCCCTGTACGGCCTGTTCATCGCCGTCCAGACGGTCCGTCACCGGGACTACTTCCTGCCCGTGGAGACCGAGTCGCGACCCGGCGCGCACGAGGGCCGGGACGGCAGGAAGGGTCAGAACGGCCAGGACGGCCGGGACGGACAGAAGGGCGACGGCGCAGGAGGCGGCGACGACGACCACGCCGCGCCGCCCACCGCCCGTGCCGCGCTGATCAGCCTCGGCCTGCTGATGGTCGCGCTCGTCGCGGTGGTCGGCGACGCCAAGGCCGTCTCCCCGGCCATCGAGAAGGGCGTGGCCGACGCCGGCCTGCCCAACGCGGTCGTCGGTGTGATCATCGCCTTGCTCGTGCTGCTGCCCGAGACCCTTGCCGCCGTCCGCGCCGCCCGTCGCGGCCGCGTCCAGACCAGCCTCAACCTGGGCTACGGATCCGCCATCGCCAGCATCGGCCTGACCATCCCGGCCATCGCCCTGGCCTCGATCTGGCTCTCCGGCCCGCTCCTGCTGGGCCTCGGCCCGGTCCACATGGTGCTGCTCGCCCTGACCGTCGTGGTCAGCGCCCTCACCATCGCACCGGGCCGCGCCACGCTGCTCCAGGGCGGCGTGCACATCGTGCTGCTGGCCGCGTACCTCTTCCTGGCCGTCAGCCCGTGA
- a CDS encoding acyl-CoA synthetase, translating to MTATTATTDKQPPNGFWAQAAADPGRTVLVTPEGETWSAGRLHADVNRLVHGLRAAGLRQGDVFAVVLPNGVEFLTAYLAASQAGFYLVPVNHHLVGPEIAWIVSDSGAKVLIAHERFADAATAAADEAGLPASHRYAVGAVPGFRPYGDLLDGQPGTAPEGRTLGWVMNYTSGTTGRPRGIRRPLPGKLPEETYLGGFLGIFGIRPFDGNVHLVCSPLYHTAVLQFAGAALHIGHPLVLMDKWTPQEMLRLIDAHACTHTHMVPTQFHRLLALPQQTKDAYDVSSMRHAIHGAAPCPDHVKRAMIDWWGRCVEEYYAASEGGGAFATAEDWLKRPGTVGKAWPISELAVFDDDGNRLPAGELGTVYIKMNTGGFSYHKDEGKTKKNRIGDFFTVGDLGLMDEEGYLFLRDRKIDMIISGGVNIYPAEIESALLTHPAVADAAAFGIPHADWGEQVKAVIEPAEGFVAGDALAAEILHHCERQLAGYKRPKTVDFIETMPRDPNGKLYKRRLRDPYWEGHERAM from the coding sequence ATGACCGCCACCACAGCGACGACCGACAAGCAGCCGCCCAACGGCTTCTGGGCGCAGGCCGCCGCCGACCCCGGCCGCACCGTCCTGGTCACTCCCGAGGGCGAGACGTGGAGCGCCGGCCGCCTGCACGCGGACGTCAACCGGCTCGTCCACGGTCTGCGCGCCGCCGGACTGCGGCAGGGCGACGTGTTCGCCGTCGTGCTGCCGAACGGCGTCGAGTTCCTCACCGCCTACCTCGCCGCCTCGCAGGCCGGTTTCTACCTCGTCCCCGTCAACCACCACCTCGTCGGCCCCGAGATCGCCTGGATCGTCTCCGACTCCGGCGCCAAGGTCCTCATCGCCCACGAGCGCTTCGCCGACGCCGCGACGGCCGCGGCCGACGAGGCCGGCCTGCCCGCGAGCCACCGCTACGCCGTCGGAGCGGTACCGGGCTTCCGGCCGTACGGGGACCTCCTCGACGGGCAGCCCGGCACGGCCCCCGAGGGGCGCACCCTCGGCTGGGTCATGAACTACACCTCCGGCACCACCGGCCGCCCCCGCGGCATCCGCCGCCCGCTGCCCGGCAAGCTCCCGGAGGAGACGTACCTCGGCGGCTTCCTCGGCATCTTCGGCATCCGGCCCTTCGACGGCAACGTCCACCTGGTCTGCTCGCCGCTCTACCACACGGCCGTCCTGCAGTTCGCGGGCGCCGCCCTGCACATCGGGCACCCGCTCGTCCTGATGGACAAGTGGACCCCGCAGGAGATGCTGCGCCTGATCGACGCGCACGCCTGCACGCACACCCACATGGTCCCGACGCAGTTCCACCGGCTCCTCGCACTCCCGCAGCAGACGAAGGACGCGTACGACGTGTCCTCGATGCGGCACGCCATCCACGGCGCCGCGCCCTGCCCCGACCACGTCAAACGGGCGATGATCGACTGGTGGGGCCGCTGCGTGGAGGAGTACTACGCGGCGAGCGAGGGCGGCGGCGCCTTCGCGACCGCCGAGGACTGGCTGAAGCGGCCGGGAACCGTCGGCAAGGCCTGGCCGATCAGCGAACTCGCCGTCTTCGACGACGACGGCAACCGGCTGCCCGCCGGTGAACTCGGCACCGTCTACATCAAGATGAACACCGGCGGCTTCAGCTACCACAAGGACGAGGGCAAGACGAAGAAGAACCGCATCGGCGACTTCTTCACCGTCGGCGACCTGGGGCTGATGGACGAGGAGGGCTACCTCTTCCTCCGCGACCGCAAGATCGACATGATCATCTCCGGCGGGGTCAACATCTACCCCGCCGAGATCGAGTCGGCCCTGCTCACCCACCCGGCCGTCGCGGACGCCGCCGCCTTCGGCATCCCGCACGCCGACTGGGGCGAGCAGGTCAAGGCGGTCATCGAGCCGGCCGAGGGCTTCGTGGCGGGCGACGCCCTGGCCGCGGAGATCCTGCACCACTGCGAGCGGCAGCTCGCCGGCTACAAGCGCCCCAAGACGGTCGACTTCATCGAGACGATGCCGCGCGACCCGAACGGCAAGCTCTACAAGCGGCGGCTGCGCGACCCGTACTGGGAGGGGCACGAGCGCGCGATGTGA
- a CDS encoding TspO/MBR family protein, translating to MPAPARPHGSGQWRALAGFLAVSYGVAALGALASADAGEVYAALVRPGWAPPAWLFGPVWTVLYGMMAVAAWLVGRQPDQLRVRRARMWWSVQLTLNLAWTPLFFAARQFGLALLDIVLLLAALATTVVLFRRLSRTAALLLVPYLLWVAFATALNASIWQLNP from the coding sequence ATGCCTGCCCCGGCCCGCCCGCACGGATCGGGGCAGTGGCGGGCCCTCGCGGGCTTCCTCGCAGTGAGTTACGGCGTCGCCGCACTTGGAGCACTGGCCTCCGCCGATGCGGGTGAGGTCTACGCGGCGCTGGTCCGGCCCGGCTGGGCCCCGCCGGCCTGGCTGTTCGGGCCCGTCTGGACCGTGCTGTACGGGATGATGGCGGTCGCGGCCTGGCTGGTCGGGCGCCAACCGGATCAGCTGCGCGTGCGGCGGGCCCGCATGTGGTGGTCGGTGCAGCTCACCCTCAATCTGGCCTGGACCCCGCTGTTCTTCGCGGCCCGACAGTTCGGGCTCGCCCTTCTGGACATCGTCCTGCTGCTGGCCGCGCTCGCCACCACGGTTGTCCTGTTCCGGCGACTGAGCCGCACCGCTGCGCTCCTGCTCGTCCCGTACCTGTTGTGGGTGGCCTTCGCAACGGCCCTCAACGCGTCCATCTGGCAGCTGAACCCGTGA
- a CDS encoding S41 family peptidase, with protein MRIVTATAVTLALVGAAAPTATAHQPATDGIWRTDGYGTVLSIRNGTLQEYQTTAVSCIAGDTARRTGPGAYTTRGGTVLTVRTRGDRDRASVRLDGDVGERNLRRMTELPDACTRSAPGGPLASFDVFWQSFEENYPFFAAKGIDWHAVRDRYRPTVHEGTTPDELFAVFSTMVEPLHDAHAAVLDVDADSDGYPDRVFAQVRPGTVLPDGKLDAKVKKFVVERDLKDARNLQDFAAGRITYADLPGGQGYLRISGFGGYAGNKASYAAELAELDKALDTILGQERTRHLKGLVIDLRINGGGSDAMGLHLAGRLTDTPYLAYSKRARNDPADPTRHTRPQPLYVTPAQGPRYTGPVAVLTGGSTASAGETFTQALMDRPGRTVRIGQPTQGVFSDVMVRKLPNGMSVWLPNEELLTRSGRTFDGAGIPPHLTEPVFTTEEFDRNKDSAFDRAAKVLRD; from the coding sequence GTGCGCATCGTCACAGCCACCGCCGTCACCCTGGCCCTCGTCGGCGCAGCCGCGCCGACCGCCACCGCCCACCAGCCGGCCACCGACGGAATCTGGCGCACCGACGGCTACGGCACTGTGCTGTCCATCCGGAACGGAACACTCCAGGAGTACCAGACCACCGCCGTCAGCTGCATCGCGGGCGACACCGCGCGGCGGACCGGACCCGGCGCCTACACCACGCGCGGAGGCACCGTCCTCACCGTGCGCACCCGCGGGGACCGCGACCGCGCCTCCGTACGGCTGGACGGCGACGTCGGCGAACGGAACCTGCGCCGGATGACGGAACTGCCCGACGCCTGCACGCGTTCCGCCCCCGGGGGACCGCTCGCCTCCTTCGACGTCTTCTGGCAGTCCTTCGAGGAGAACTACCCCTTCTTCGCCGCCAAGGGCATCGACTGGCACGCCGTACGCGACCGGTACCGGCCCACGGTCCACGAAGGGACGACCCCGGACGAACTCTTCGCCGTCTTCAGCACGATGGTCGAGCCGCTTCACGACGCCCACGCCGCCGTCTTGGACGTCGACGCCGACAGCGACGGCTACCCCGACCGGGTCTTCGCACAGGTCCGCCCCGGCACCGTCCTGCCCGACGGGAAGCTCGACGCCAAGGTCAAGAAGTTCGTCGTGGAGCGCGATCTCAAGGACGCCCGGAACCTCCAGGACTTCGCCGCCGGGCGGATCACCTACGCCGACCTCCCCGGCGGGCAGGGCTACCTGCGGATCTCCGGCTTCGGCGGCTACGCGGGCAACAAGGCCTCCTACGCCGCCGAGCTGGCCGAGCTCGACAAGGCGCTGGACACGATCCTCGGCCAGGAGCGTACCCGGCACCTGAAGGGCCTGGTCATCGACCTGCGGATCAACGGCGGCGGCTCCGACGCCATGGGGCTCCACCTCGCCGGGCGGCTGACCGACACCCCCTACCTCGCCTACTCCAAGCGGGCCCGCAACGATCCCGCGGACCCCACCCGGCACACGCGCCCCCAGCCCCTGTACGTCACGCCCGCCCAGGGCCCCCGCTACACCGGACCGGTCGCCGTACTGACCGGCGGCTCCACCGCCAGCGCGGGAGAGACCTTCACCCAGGCCCTCATGGACCGGCCCGGCCGGACCGTGCGGATCGGGCAGCCCACGCAGGGCGTCTTCTCGGACGTCATGGTGCGCAAGCTTCCCAACGGCATGTCGGTCTGGCTGCCGAACGAGGAGCTGCTGACCCGGTCGGGCAGGACCTTCGACGGCGCGGGCATCCCGCCGCACCTCACCGAGCCGGTCTTCACCACGGAGGAGTTCGACCGGAACAAGGACTCGGCCTTCGACCGGGCCGCGAAGGTCCTGCGGGACTAG
- a CDS encoding NAD(P)H-dependent flavin oxidoreductase, producing METELSKKLGVEHAIFGFTPFPAVAAAITRAGGFGVLGAVRYTAPDDLKRDLDWMQEHTDGKPYGLDVVMPAKKAVDGISEADIEAMIPAGHRAFVRDTLAKHHVPELAEGEASGWRITGWMEQVARNQLDVAFDYPIKLLANALGSPPADVIARAHDHGVLVAALAGSAKHARRHAEAGIDIVVAQGYEAGGHTGDIATMVLVPEIVEAVSPLPVLAAGGIGSGEQIAAGLALGAQGAWLGSLWLTTTESDLHSRALTEKLLAAGSGDTVRSRALTGKPARQLRTEWTDAWDDPQGPGALPMPLQGLLVAEAVSRIQKYEVQPLLGTPVGQIVGRMNSERSVQAVFDDLTSGFERAIDRINRIAGRVREV from the coding sequence ATGGAGACGGAGCTGAGCAAGAAACTGGGAGTCGAACACGCCATCTTCGGCTTCACGCCCTTCCCGGCGGTCGCCGCTGCCATCACCCGCGCGGGTGGATTCGGCGTCCTCGGCGCAGTCCGCTACACGGCCCCCGACGACCTCAAACGCGACCTCGACTGGATGCAGGAGCACACCGACGGCAAGCCCTACGGCCTCGACGTCGTCATGCCCGCCAAGAAGGCCGTCGACGGCATCAGCGAAGCCGACATCGAGGCGATGATCCCGGCCGGGCACCGCGCCTTCGTCCGTGACACCCTCGCCAAACACCACGTGCCCGAGCTCGCCGAAGGCGAGGCCTCCGGCTGGCGGATCACCGGCTGGATGGAGCAGGTCGCCCGCAACCAGCTCGACGTCGCCTTCGACTACCCCATCAAACTCCTGGCGAACGCCCTCGGTTCCCCGCCCGCCGACGTCATCGCGCGCGCCCACGACCACGGCGTCCTCGTCGCCGCCCTCGCCGGCAGCGCCAAACACGCCCGCCGCCACGCCGAAGCCGGCATCGACATCGTCGTCGCCCAGGGCTACGAGGCCGGCGGCCACACCGGTGACATCGCCACCATGGTCCTGGTCCCGGAGATCGTCGAAGCCGTCTCCCCGCTCCCGGTCCTCGCCGCCGGCGGCATCGGCAGCGGCGAGCAGATAGCCGCCGGACTCGCCCTCGGCGCCCAGGGCGCCTGGCTCGGCTCCCTCTGGCTCACCACCACCGAGTCCGACCTCCACTCCCGCGCCCTCACCGAGAAACTGCTCGCCGCGGGCTCCGGGGACACCGTCCGCTCCCGCGCCCTCACCGGCAAGCCCGCCCGCCAGCTGCGCACCGAGTGGACCGACGCCTGGGACGACCCGCAGGGACCGGGCGCGCTCCCCATGCCGCTCCAGGGCCTGCTCGTCGCCGAGGCCGTCTCCCGCATCCAGAAGTACGAGGTCCAGCCGCTGCTCGGCACCCCCGTCGGCCAGATCGTTGGCCGGATGAACAGCGAACGCAGCGTCCAGGCCGTCTTCGACGACCTCACCAGCGGGTTCGAGCGGGCGATCGACCGCATCAACCGCATCGCCGGCCGAGTCCGAGAGGTGTGA
- a CDS encoding DUF1876 domain-containing protein, producing the protein MTHAEEWTVGVYLTEEDGTTKARAVLDNGKTTMTGRGTARCNPEDVEIPAIGDELAASRAMRDLAGQLMRAADRDLAAVGAAAPSPPRTDYGWPEDRP; encoded by the coding sequence ATGACACACGCCGAAGAGTGGACAGTGGGCGTCTACCTGACCGAGGAGGACGGGACGACCAAGGCCCGGGCGGTGCTCGACAACGGGAAGACGACGATGACCGGCCGCGGCACGGCGCGCTGCAATCCCGAGGACGTGGAGATCCCCGCGATCGGTGACGAGCTGGCGGCGAGCCGGGCTATGCGGGACCTGGCCGGCCAGCTGATGCGGGCCGCCGACCGGGACCTGGCCGCGGTGGGCGCGGCAGCCCCGAGTCCGCCGCGCACCGACTACGGCTGGCCGGAAGACAGGCCTTAG
- a CDS encoding Mu transposase domain-containing protein — protein MLALPASDPPAWWRFQTRLGRDHYVRVDTCDYSVDPAAIGHHVTVLCDNEKVIVLAAGRKIVAEYTRCWARHQTITDPHHAETGRIMRQEHHRQRPAGHIRSSRTARWSRSSNVSSAPTTGCSP, from the coding sequence ATGCTGGCTCTCCCGGCCTCGGACCCGCCGGCCTGGTGGCGGTTTCAGACCCGCCTGGGCCGCGACCACTACGTCCGCGTCGACACCTGCGACTACTCCGTCGACCCGGCCGCGATCGGCCACCACGTCACCGTCCTCTGTGACAACGAGAAGGTGATCGTCCTCGCGGCCGGCAGGAAGATCGTCGCCGAGTACACGCGCTGCTGGGCCCGCCACCAGACCATCACCGACCCCCACCACGCCGAAACCGGCCGGATCATGCGGCAAGAGCACCACCGCCAGCGGCCCGCCGGTCACATCCGGTCCTCGAGAACGGCCCGCTGGTCGAGGTCGAGCAACGTGAGCTCGGCTCCTACGACCGGTTGTTCACCGTGA
- a CDS encoding IS110 family transposase, with amino-acid sequence MVDTVDIDLFLGLDLGKEFHHAHGLTGQGKTVHDRRLPNTEPKLRELFEKLVAKFGAVLVVVDQVANIGALPIAAARASGCRIAYLPGLSMRRAADLYPGEAKTDARDAFVIADTARTMPHTLRAVDRDDEKPAELTMLTGYDNDLAGEVNRTTNRLRGLLSQIHPYLERVVGPRLAYPYVQALLQRHGSPAKLKKLGRARCEALLKAHGSRKAHHLTAEIFDALAEQTLVVPGTEASALIVPGLAAQLAAAHTQRRQAEQEIAALLEALPLFHLLTSLPGMGVRTTAAVIVAIGDGATFPTAGHLASYAGLAPATKSSGTSIRGEHAPHRGNRLLKRALFQAAFAAIGCKSDPSSRTYYDRQRARGKTHTQAILRLARQRVNVIHAMIRTGALYEPRTPDDVGLAA; translated from the coding sequence ATGGTCGACACCGTCGACATAGATCTGTTCCTCGGCCTTGACCTGGGCAAGGAGTTCCACCACGCCCATGGTCTGACCGGGCAGGGCAAGACCGTCCACGACAGGCGGCTGCCCAACACCGAGCCGAAGCTGCGGGAGCTGTTCGAGAAGCTGGTCGCGAAGTTCGGCGCTGTCCTGGTCGTCGTCGACCAGGTCGCCAACATCGGCGCCCTGCCGATCGCCGCCGCCCGTGCGTCGGGCTGCCGCATCGCCTACCTGCCCGGCCTGTCGATGCGCCGGGCCGCCGACCTCTACCCAGGCGAGGCCAAGACCGACGCCCGCGACGCGTTCGTCATCGCGGACACCGCCCGTACCATGCCCCACACCTTGCGTGCGGTGGACCGCGACGACGAGAAACCGGCCGAGCTGACCATGCTCACCGGCTATGACAACGACCTGGCCGGCGAGGTCAACCGCACCACCAACCGGCTGCGCGGCCTGCTCTCCCAGATTCACCCCTACCTGGAACGAGTGGTCGGCCCACGCCTGGCCTACCCCTACGTCCAGGCCCTCCTGCAGCGGCACGGCTCCCCGGCCAAGCTGAAGAAGCTCGGCCGTGCCCGCTGCGAGGCCCTGCTCAAGGCCCACGGCTCGCGCAAGGCTCACCACCTGACCGCGGAGATCTTCGACGCCCTCGCCGAACAGACCCTTGTCGTTCCCGGCACCGAGGCCAGCGCGCTGATCGTGCCTGGGCTCGCCGCCCAGCTCGCCGCCGCCCACACCCAGCGGCGTCAGGCCGAGCAGGAGATCGCCGCCCTGCTGGAGGCCCTCCCTCTTTTCCACCTCCTGACGTCCCTGCCCGGCATGGGCGTCAGGACCACCGCGGCCGTGATCGTCGCGATCGGTGACGGCGCCACCTTCCCCACCGCCGGACACCTTGCCTCCTACGCCGGACTCGCCCCCGCCACGAAGTCCTCGGGCACTTCCATCCGCGGCGAGCACGCGCCCCACCGCGGCAACCGGCTCCTCAAACGCGCCCTGTTCCAAGCCGCGTTCGCCGCGATCGGCTGCAAGTCCGACCCGTCCTCCCGGACCTACTACGACCGCCAGCGCGCACGCGGCAAGACCCACACCCAGGCCATCCTCCGCCTGGCCCGCCAACGTGTGAACGTCATCCACGCGATGATCCGCACCGGAGCCCTCTACGAACCACGCACCCCCGACGACGTCGGCCTCGCCGCCTGA
- a CDS encoding serine hydrolase → MAAGTGAYHATDGETQASPSATGGPGKAGGGLNRRRLGARLLALGGVLVLHAALPGAAGAAGGPAERRALQGLRLRYGSARQAGLLEKHLEGVADEARRFLGPSPEHPYYAGAVVLAGRGRTIALHRAMGDAVRYADYDGRADRVREFPAAERIAMAEDTVFDLASLTKLFTSILAVQLMERGRLELEAPVRRYLPEFTGGGKEVITVRQLLTHTSGLRSWAPFYKESTREGRLRLLWSVRPQETPGTVYRYSDLNLITLQLLLEQITGRTLDVLLRDEITAPLGMHRTRYNPPLSWRRVTAATEVQRPPWSGLDRGLVWGEVHDENAYALGGVAGHAGIFGTAWDLAVLARTLLDGGVYAGKRILRPASVELLFTDYNTAFPGDDHGLGFELYQHWYMGAMATPHSAGHTGFTGTSLVLDPSTDSFLILLGNSVHPVRTWRAGSAPRVAVGNRFARAVPVRTRHGGAAWFSGIDPGGSGTLTLPPLTPATAAARLRCAVWWDTVPGEGALHLEASPDGEHWEPLPFSTVRSTGGAAEEWPQGRVGGWSSRVWHRLEAPLTAAWAGREVRLRFRHTATGRYVGRGVYVDVVRVAEPARLLFAEDRPADAARIESIGWTRSPD, encoded by the coding sequence ATGGCAGCAGGTACGGGGGCTTACCACGCGACGGACGGCGAAACGCAGGCGTCTCCATCGGCAACGGGCGGCCCCGGCAAGGCCGGTGGCGGGCTGAACCGTCGCCGGCTCGGGGCCCGGCTGCTCGCGCTCGGCGGAGTACTCGTCCTGCACGCCGCCCTCCCCGGCGCCGCCGGTGCGGCCGGCGGCCCGGCCGAGCGGCGCGCGCTCCAGGGGCTGCGGTTGCGCTACGGCTCCGCGCGCCAGGCCGGGCTGCTGGAGAAGCACCTGGAGGGGGTGGCGGACGAGGCCCGGCGGTTCCTGGGGCCCTCCCCCGAACACCCCTACTACGCCGGGGCGGTGGTCCTCGCCGGCCGGGGCCGCACCATCGCCCTGCACCGCGCGATGGGCGACGCCGTCCGGTACGCCGACTACGACGGGCGGGCCGACCGGGTGCGGGAGTTCCCGGCGGCCGAGCGGATCGCGATGGCCGAGGACACCGTCTTCGACCTGGCCTCGCTGACCAAGCTGTTCACCTCCATCCTGGCCGTGCAGCTGATGGAGCGGGGACGCCTGGAGCTGGAGGCCCCGGTGCGCCGGTACCTGCCGGAGTTCACCGGGGGCGGCAAGGAGGTGATCACGGTCCGTCAACTGCTCACGCACACCTCGGGGCTGCGTTCCTGGGCGCCGTTCTACAAGGAGTCCACGCGGGAGGGGCGCCTGAGGCTGCTGTGGTCGGTGAGGCCGCAGGAGACTCCCGGTACGGTCTATCGGTACTCCGACCTGAACCTGATCACCCTCCAGCTGCTCTTGGAACAGATCACCGGTCGCACTTTGGACGTCCTGCTCCGCGACGAGATCACTGCTCCACTCGGGATGCACCGCACTCGTTACAACCCGCCGCTCTCGTGGCGCCGCGTCACCGCCGCCACCGAGGTGCAGCGCCCGCCCTGGTCCGGACTGGACCGCGGGCTGGTGTGGGGCGAGGTGCACGACGAGAACGCGTACGCGCTCGGCGGGGTAGCGGGTCACGCCGGAATCTTCGGCACCGCCTGGGACCTGGCCGTCCTCGCCCGCACCCTCCTCGACGGCGGGGTCTACGCGGGCAAGCGCATCCTGCGCCCCGCCTCCGTCGAACTGCTCTTCACCGACTACAACACGGCCTTCCCCGGCGACGACCACGGCCTCGGATTCGAGCTCTACCAGCACTGGTACATGGGCGCCATGGCCACCCCGCACTCCGCCGGCCACACCGGCTTCACCGGAACCTCCCTCGTCCTCGACCCCTCCACCGACTCCTTCCTGATCCTGCTCGGCAACTCCGTCCACCCCGTGCGCACCTGGCGGGCCGGCAGCGCGCCGCGGGTCGCCGTCGGCAACCGCTTCGCCCGCGCCGTGCCGGTCCGCACCCGTCACGGGGGCGCGGCCTGGTTCTCCGGGATCGACCCGGGGGGCTCGGGCACCCTCACCCTGCCGCCGCTCACCCCGGCCACGGCCGCCGCCCGGCTGCGCTGCGCGGTGTGGTGGGACACCGTGCCCGGCGAGGGCGCCCTCCATCTGGAGGCCTCGCCCGACGGAGAGCACTGGGAGCCGCTGCCCTTCAGCACCGTGCGGTCCACGGGCGGAGCCGCCGAGGAGTGGCCGCAGGGCCGCGTGGGCGGCTGGTCCAGCCGCGTCTGGCACCGCCTCGAAGCCCCCCTCACGGCTGCCTGGGCGGGCCGCGAGGTCCGCCTGCGCTTCCGCCACACCGCGACCGGCCGCTACGTCGGGCGCGGGGTCTACGTGGACGTCGTCCGCGTGGCGGAACCGGCCCGCCTGCTCTTCGCGGAGGACCGCCCGGCCGACGCCGCCCGCATCGAGTCCATCGGCTGGACCCGCTCCCCGGACTAG
- a CDS encoding MerR family transcriptional regulator: MSTGAVAQRLAVAAGTLRSWERRYAIGPAVRVAGKHRRRLPEDIARLEEMCRLTGQGVPPAEAARAARVKAAGAFRFEDDAPATGGRAPGGPATLPLGPVRAECRGLARAAVRLDGDAVEALLDRAIEDHGCVVAWEEIIAPTLHAAGRKWASAGNRYIEVEHLMSWLVSSTLRRRHEPRPPTREGVRPIVLACAPDELHSLPLEALWAALTERGLPVKMFGPAFPAEALIEAVRRVGPSLVVVWAQGRPTAAAELVSAVEGVEWGVRGARSHTTLLVGGPGWKSVPQAGTRQLTGLRSGLNLIEQRLAQPGRSTGASS, encoded by the coding sequence ATGAGTACGGGAGCCGTGGCGCAGCGTCTCGCAGTGGCGGCGGGAACGCTGCGTTCGTGGGAGCGGCGTTATGCGATCGGGCCCGCTGTCCGCGTCGCGGGCAAGCATCGGCGCCGGCTGCCGGAGGACATCGCACGTCTGGAGGAGATGTGCCGTCTGACCGGGCAGGGGGTACCGCCCGCGGAGGCCGCGCGAGCTGCCCGGGTGAAGGCCGCAGGAGCGTTCCGGTTCGAGGACGATGCACCCGCGACCGGGGGGCGGGCTCCTGGAGGACCCGCGACGCTGCCCCTGGGGCCGGTCCGTGCCGAGTGCCGCGGTCTCGCACGGGCGGCGGTGCGACTGGACGGGGACGCGGTGGAGGCCCTCCTGGACCGGGCGATCGAGGACCACGGCTGTGTGGTGGCGTGGGAGGAGATCATCGCCCCGACGCTCCACGCGGCCGGACGTAAGTGGGCCTCTGCCGGCAACCGTTACATCGAGGTCGAGCACCTGATGTCCTGGCTGGTCTCCTCAACGCTGCGGCGCCGGCACGAGCCTCGGCCGCCCACCCGCGAGGGGGTCCGGCCGATCGTACTGGCCTGCGCGCCAGATGAACTCCACAGCCTTCCGCTGGAAGCGCTGTGGGCAGCCCTCACCGAGCGCGGACTGCCGGTGAAGATGTTCGGGCCGGCCTTTCCGGCGGAAGCCTTGATCGAGGCGGTACGACGCGTGGGCCCGTCGCTGGTGGTGGTGTGGGCCCAGGGCCGTCCCACCGCTGCGGCGGAACTGGTGAGTGCGGTCGAGGGAGTCGAGTGGGGGGTCAGGGGGGCAAGGTCCCACACCACGCTCCTGGTGGGCGGCCCAGGCTGGAAGTCGGTCCCTCAAGCGGGCACCAGGCAGCTGACGGGCCTGCGTTCGGGGCTCAACCTGATCGAACAGCGTCTCGCACAACCCGGTCGGAGCACTGGGGCGAGTTCGTAG